The DNA segment TTATCTGAATACGCTACTTTGAAAGCAATAGGATATACCCAAAAATATCTATTAGGTGTGATTTTACAAGAAGCATTACTATTAGCTTGCTTGGGTTATTTACCTGGATGGATTTTTGCGATAATTCTGTATAAAACTGCTAGACAAGCTACATTGTTGCCTGTATTCATGAGCTATGATCGCGCTATCACAGTGCTGATTCTCACAATGATTATGTGTTTTGTTTCCGGCTCAATCGCTGTACGCAAACTACGTTCTGCTGACCCAGCCGATATTTTCTAAAAAAATAAATTAAAGATTAACCATGAATGATAATTTCATACCAAATTTTATAATATTAGGAATAAAATTTTCAGGTTTGAATTTTGTTGGCGCAGCCTTGCCGTAGGCTATTTTGAATTATAAATTGTTTCCGGCACTACAGTTCCGTCTCGGAACTATTCACTCCTAGCAAACCTAAATATCATGAGACAAGAAGCTGTAATTGCCATTAAAAGCCTCAATCATTACTATGGTAAAGGCGCTCTCAAAAGGCAGATTTTATTTGATATAAACCTAGAAATTTATCCTGGGGAAATTGTAATTATGACCGGGCCATCAGGTTCGGGTAAAACTACATTACTAAGCTTGATTGGTGGTTTGCGGTCGGTACAGGAGGGAAATCTGCAATTTTTAGGTGTTGAGTTGTCAGGTGCTAGCCAGAATAAACTGGTGCAGATTCGCCGCAGTATTGGTTATATATTTCAGGCTCACAATTTGCTGGGTTTTTTAACTGCAAGACAAAATGTGCAGATGGCGGTGGAATTGAACGAGCATATTTCCCAAGAAGAAGCGATCGCCAAAGCAGAGGCCATGCTGACAGCCGTAGGTCTAGAAAATCGTGTGGATTACTACCCAGAAAATCTTTCTGGAGGACAAAAACAAAGAGTAGCGATCGCCCGCGCCCTAGTGAATAATCCGCCCTTGGTACTAGCAGACGAACCAACCGCCGCCTTAGATAAACAATCGGGACGTGATGTTGTGGAAATCATGCAGCGTCTCGCTAAAGACCAAGGTACTTCCATTTTGTTAGTTACCCACGATAACCGCATTCTCGACATCGCTGATCGCATCGTCGAAATGGAAGATGGTATATTAGCTCGTGATTCCCAAACAGCGATTGTTAGTTATGATTCCGGCGCTTGGAACGAAACCCCTTAAGTTTTGACTATTCTCATGGGGATAAATGACTGTAGGGACGTACATCTGTACGCCTCTACCAAGGTATCTGTTATATTCATTTTTTAAATTGAGTATCAATGATGAATTTTGACTTTATTTAACGCCAGACTGCTTCTGAGGTGTGGAAGCATTTGCTTGACGACTGGTACGGAAAGTTACATTTACACCATCATTCGATTGCTCTAACACTAACAAGGGCGTTGGTTTAGCCTTTTGATCCCAGTGCATATGAGCAATCCGACCCTGAATAGTTGGTTGCCATGTATCTTCATCATCCATTGGACTGAGATAAGTTTCAATACAGTCAATAATTTGGCTAATAGTCGTAGAAGTTGCTTGTGTTGGTAACTTCATTAAGCGAATTTGGATGCGAAATAGTACTCGTTTAGCTGTGTTTGGGGGAGTACCAGTTTCATACTCGACATCAAAGATTTCATCAACTTGTCGTCCAGTAGTGTTGGCAATACCCACAGTCCCCTGTTGCGATTGATTGGGACGCAAAGCTTGAGATATTTTATCTTTAATTCTAATTTTCACTTGATTGAGAATGGCAAAATGGAATACCTCTTCTGACATCCGCATCCGCAGATAATCGAGGTTAAAGTCCCGCGAGTTCACCAAGTCGGGATTCGTTTCCATTTTGCGAATTGTTTCGAGAGCGAGTTTAAATTTTTTCTCTAGCTCTCTAGCACGAAATTTTTCAAACTTCAGTTTTTTCTCCATTTGCTTCATCTGGAGCCGACCATAAACCACTAAAGCAATCACCGCTAAAAGTAATCCCCCAGAGGTAGCCAGCAAAACAGGTGAGATTTGAGACTCGGCTGCTGGTTTTTGCTGGATTACTTTTTTTGTTTTTGGCGGTGGGGATTGGGCAATGAGTATTGGAGTTAGCATAGTGAGTAAACAGAAAAGTTTGACTACTTAGTGTTAGGATGCCCAAATTTATGCTTGTACATTGCTGTATTATGGGTATTTTTTACAGCTTCTCTCAAACCGCATATGTACATAAATTCCCATGTTGGTACTGGACATTCTACAAATCTGCAAAGACTTTCCCAAAATGCTGTGACTGAGTTGAGCAATATTCGCCTCATTGCCACAGATATGGATGGTACTCTGACTCAGCAAGGAAGATTTTCTGCGGCTTTGTTGCAAACCCTAGAAAATTTAAAGGCTGCGGGGTTACCAATATTAATTGTCACCGGACGTTCAGCCGGTTGGGTAAGTGGAATTAGTAGCTTGATGCCAATTGCAGGGGCGATAGGGGAAAATGGGGGTTTGTTCTATCCTGCTGACAGTGAGCATCCATTACTATTAACACCCATTGCCGATTTAACTGGACATAGGCAGAACTTAGCTCTGGTTTTTCAAAAATTAAAACAGAAATTTCCCCAAATTCAAGAATCAGGGGATAATCGCTTTCGCATTACCGATTGGACATTTGATGTAGCTGGCTTGACTTTAGCGGAACTACAACTTATTGGTAATCTCTGTCAAGATATGGGTTGGGGATTTACTTACAGCAACGTCCAGTGTCATATCAAACCACAAGGACAAGAAAAAGCGATCGCTCTCTTACAGGTGTTACAAAAATATTTTCCCGATTATTCCCCGACTCAGGTTGTAACCGTTGGCGATAGCCCTAACGATGAAAGTTTATTTAATCAGCGTTATTTTCCCCTTTCTGTCGGTGTGGCAAATGTGTTGAAATATGCACACCAATTACAACATCAACCTAGTTATGTCACTACTACGGCTGAGGGGGAAGGATTTTGTGAGTTATGCAGTTATATTTTGGGCGTTGCCGAATGAATCAATCCAAAATTCAATCACGATAGATGTCTACTGATTCCAACGATAGAAACTCGTTAACTGCCTCTTTAGTTGAGTTTGATATATTGAGTTTATTAAATGTTTGTTAAATCTTCACGCAAATTGCGAGTTAAGTTATGAAATTAACTGTTACCAGTTTATTGTTTCTCAGTTTTCTGGTTTTGGCAGATGCTCCTGCTATGGCTCGAAATCAAAGTTCTTCCATTACTGGAAGTGTACGACAAGTTTGGGAAGATGGATTTAGGCTAAACAGCAATGGTCGTTCCATTACAGTTGATACATATGATATCTGTGGAGATAATACCACCTCACAAATATCTGTGGGTGATCAAGTAACCATAACGGGGGAATTTGATGGAGGAGAGTTTGATGCTTTCTCAGTGACTAAGGGTAATGGTAGAAGAGCTTGTCAGTAGAGAAGGTGTATTCAGTGGCGCATCTTTGATTCTATTGCGCCTCAATTAATCAGCGATCACAGTTTCTTGAACGCGCGTAAAACACCATCCCCTTGTGAGTGGTGTTTTACGCGTGTTCGATAAATATTGGGAAATCTCTACTTAAAGCAGTACTATTGTTCTACTATAACCATAGTAAAAATAGTATTATTAAAAACTGTTTCACGCTGCCTCACTCTATCACCCTGTCGATATGTCAGATAAAAAGCTAGCCGCATCCCTGAATGGACATCTTCCCTACGCCAATGACAATAGCCAGAATACCATTAGGATTCGGGGTGCGCGACAGCATAATCTGAAGAATATTGACTTGGAATTGCCACGCGATCGCCTGATCGTGTTTACTGGTGTATCAGGTTCGGGTAAGTCTTCCTTGGCGTTTGATACCATCTTCGCGGAAGGTCAACGGCGCTATGTGGAATCCCTCAGTGCTTACGCCAGACAATTTTTAGGACAATTAGATAAACCGGATGTGGAAGCCATCGAAGGCTTAAGCCCGGCGATTTCCATTGACCAAAAATCTACATCTCACAACCCCCGTTCTACTGTGGGGACGGTGACAGAAATTTACGACTATTTGCGACTGTTGTTTGGTCGAGCTGGTGAACCCCATTGTCCCATCTGCGATCGCTGTATTGCACCCCAAACCATTGATGAGATGGTTGATAGAATTATGGAACTACCAGACCGCACGCGCTTCCAAATTCTCGCGCCTGTTGTCAGGGGTAAGAAAGGAACTCACCGCAAATTATTATCTAGTTTGGCTTCCCAAGGCTTTGTCCGGATACGCGTTGATGGGGAAGTCCGTGAACTGTCTGATTCGATTGAGTTAGATAAAAATATTACTCATACCATTGAAGTTGTCATTGACCGACTGGTAAAAAAAGACGGTATTCAAGAACGTTTGGTAGATTCTCTGTCTACGTGTCTCAAACAAGCTGGTGGTATTGCTATTATTCTTGTCAGTCCTTCTACCGACACACCAGAAGAGAAAGACGAAGAATTAGTATTTTCAGAAAACTTTGCCTGTCCTGAACATGGCGCAGTTATGGAGGAGTTATCACCGCGCTTGTTCTCATTCAACTCTCCCTACGGTGCTTGTCCCAACTGTCACGGTTTGGGAACCCTCAGAAGATTTTCCCCAGAATTAGTCGTACCTGACCCTGAAGCTCCAGTATATGCGGCGATCGCTCCTTGGTCAGAAAAAGAAAATTCCTATTACCTGGAATTACTATATAGTCTAGGACAAACTCATAATTTTGAGTTGCAAATAAATTGGCATAAGCTGACCCCAGAACAACAGCAAATTATTTTGTATGGGGAGAAACAGGAAGCTAAAGATAATCCTAAGACACCAAGTTTTAAAGGTGTATTGCCAATTTTACAACGCCAATATGAAGGCGGTTCCGAATTAATTAAGCAGAAATTAGAGCAGTATTTAATTGACCAACCATGTGAAGTTTGTCACGGCAAACGGTTAAAACCAGAAGCTTTGGCGGTGAAGTTGGGACAATATAATATCTTAGATTTAACTGGTGTTTCAATTCGGGATTGCCGAGAGAGAACAGAGCAATTAAAATTAAGCGATCGGCAGATGCAAATTGCCGATTTAGTGTTGCGAGAAGTGAAAGCTAGATTGCAATTCTTGTTAGATGTCGGCTTAGACTATCTTACCCTAGACCGTGCAGCCATGACCCTCTCTGGTGGTGAAGCCCAACGCATTCGCCTTGCCACACAAATTGGTTCTGGCTTAACAGGTGTTCTCTACGTTTTAGATGAACCAAGTATTGGTTTACACCAAAGAGATAACGCAAGATTACTCAAAACTTTAACTAAATTAAGGGATTTAGGTAATACCCTAATTGTAGTTGAACACGATGAAGAAACAATCCGTGCTGCCGACTACCTAGTTGATATTGGGCCAGGTGCGGGTATCCACGGCGGTAATATTATTTCTCAAGGCGATTTGCAAGCTTTATTAACAGCAGAAGAGTCTCTTACTGGTGCATATTTATCGGGACGTAAAGTCATTAATACACCAGGAGAACGCCGCGAAGGTAACGGTCGGAGTTTAAGCATTAAAAATGCCTATCGCAATAATTTAAGAAATATTGACGTAGAAATTCCCTTGGGTAAATTAGTTGCTGTCACCGGAGTATCTGGTTCTGGTAAATCGACTTTAATTAACGAATTACTTTACCCATCACTACAACATCATCTAACTAAAAAAGTTCCTTTACCTAAAGAATTAGAGAAAATTCAGGGGTTGAGTGCAGTCGATAAAGCCATCGTCATCGACCAATCACCCATCGGACGCACACCACGTTCTAACCCCGCAACTTACACAGGAGTTTTTGACGTAATTCGAGACGTATTTTCACAAACAGTAGAAGCCAAAGCCAGAGGTTACAAACCCGGACAATTTTCTTTCAACGTTAAAGGTGGACGTTGTGAAGCCTGTAGTGGACAGGGTGTAAATGTCATAGAGATGAACTTTCTCCCTGATGTTTATGTACAGTGTGAAATTTGCAAAGGAGCAAGATACAATCGCGAAACGTTGCAAGTGAAATATAAAGATAAATCTATTTCTGACGTTCTCAACATGACTGTTGAGGAGAGTTTAGATTTTTTCCAAAACATCCCCAAGGCTGCTACAAGGTTGCAAACTTTAGTGGATGTTGGCTTAGGCTATGTTCAACTAGGACAGCCCGCAACTACCTTATCTGGTGGCGAAGCGCAAAGGGTAAAATTAGCCACAGAATTATCTCGCCGTGCTACAGGTAAGACACTTTATTTAATCGACGAACCTACTACGGGGTTATCTTTTTACGATGTCCACAAATTATTAGATGTGTTGCAAAGATTGGTAGATAAAGGTAACTCAATTTTAGTTATTGAACACAACTTAGATGTGATTCGTTGTGCTGATTGGGTGATTGATTTGGGGCCAGAAGGTGGTGATAAGGGGGGAGAAGTGATTGCTGTTGGGACACCGGAGGAAATTGCTAAAAATACTAGGTCTTATACCGGGCAATATTTACAGCAGGTGTTAGAACAGTATCCTGCGGTGGTAAATTAAGCTACTATAGCTGGGGACTGGGTGAAAAGTCTTGTTGTGTCTAGGTTGTATCATCTATTAACGTCCTAACACTACTGGCGACAGCTATATTTATAAAGTAAATCTTTAGACAATAAGACGACGTAGCATAATCCTAGTCATAACAGCATATATGACTGCTTCGCTCTATGTAAATAGACCGTGTATGATGTAACTTATACTTACGCTAACTCTTTTCTTCTCGCTTCTAGATTTACTTTATCAATAGCCTTTAATTACATCCGTTCAAGCACCTGAATACCCAACAATGATAAGCCGAGTTTTAAAGTTCTAGCTGTCAAATCACACAGAACTAAACGGGATGTCCGCAATGGTTCCTCTGCACTTAAAACCTGCACCCCTTGATTGCGGTCATAAAACGCATTAAAGCGTTTACTCAATTCATACAAATACTCACATAAACGGTTAGGTGATAAGTCTTCTTCTACAGTACTAATCACTTCACCTAGTTGCAGTAGGTATTTAGCTAGAGCAAATTCTGTTTCATGTTGCAGGATGACTTTGGCATTATCTCCCAAATCTGCAAAGTTAATCTCTCCCTTACGGCTAATCCCTTGAATCCGAGCATAAGCATACAACATATATGGTGCTGTATTGCCTTTCAAATCCAGCATTTTGTCGTAGCTGAAAATGTAGTTACTGGTGCGATTTTGACTTAAGTCAGCGTATTTTACTGCACTAATACCAACTACTTCCGCAACTTTATCGATAAATTCTGCGGTTTCTTCTCGTTCTTCTGCTTTTAATCTTACTTCTACATCTGCATGGGCGCGAGAAATTGCTTCATCTAATAAATCTCGTAGCCGCACAGTATCACCGGAACGAGTTTTAAATTTTTTCCCATCTTCACCCAACACCAAACCAAAGGGGACGTGAACCAATTCCACATCATCAGGAATCCATCCGGCTTTACGTGCTACTTGAAAGAATTGGGCAAAGTGGTTGGCTTGTCCCGCATCGGTGATATAAATAATGCGTTTGGCTTCATCTTTTTGAATCCGGTAACGTAACGCAGCTAAATCTGTTGTAGCGTAGTTATAACCACCATCAGATTTCTGCACAATCAAGGGTAGAGGTTCACCTTCTCTATTAGTAAAGCCATCTAAGAAAACGCATTTTGCACCTTGGTTTTCTACCAATAAACCAGATTTCTCTAAATTTTCTACAACAGTTGGTAGTAAGGGGTTATAAAAAGATTCGCCTCGTTCAGTTAATTTGACATCTAACAAATCATAAATTACCTGAAACTCTTGGCGTGATTGTTCACACAACAACTTCCAAGCATGGAGGGTATCTGCTGCGCCGGCTTGTAATCTAACAACTTCTTGGCGCGCTGTCTCTTGGAAGGCTTCATCAGCATCAAACCGTTGCTTGGCTTGACGATAAAAACTCACCAAATCACCGATATCTAAAGCATTAGCAGTAGTTAAGGCTTCTGGGGAAACTTCCCGCAGGTAAGTAATTAACATCCCAAATTGGGTACCCCAATCACCCACATGATTTAACCGCAATACATCATGTCCGCGAAATTCAAGAATCCGGGCGATGGAATCACCGATGATGGTAGAACGCAAGTGTCCAACGTGCATCTCTTTGGCGATATTCGGACTAGAAAAATCGACGATTTCCCGTTGTGGGTGTTTGGCGGTAGGAACGCCTAGTCTGGTATCTGCTTGAATAGTGTTTAGTTGCGCTTCTAGGTAGGCGGTTTTCAACTTCAGGTTAATAAAACCAGGCCCAGCAATTTCTGGTTTTTCGCAAATTTCTGATACATCTAGTTTTTCTACAATAGCAGAGGCGATCGCTCGCGGTTGCTGTCCTAACTTTTTACTCAACGATAAAGCAACGTTGGCTTGATAATCACCAAACTTAGGATTGCTAGCAGAAACCAAAATCGGGTCTACTCCGGCGTACTCATCGCCAAAAGCAGCAACCAAAGCCTGCTCAAGTTTTATCTTTAGTTGTTCTTGTGTAGCGTTCATATATAAATGTTATCTGTCACAGGCGGAATGCGGCTGTTGAGTGTTGGATATTCTCAAGGGCTTGATTATTTTAACCTTAAAATATAGTCAGCTAATCTCACTGAGGACTGTCATGGTACAGTACAACCCCTTAGACTGTCTTCCATCCTCGGCAGAACTTCCCGACTCCGACGATACGCCAGTAGATAACGAACTACAAAATCTGATTCCCAATTTACTAGATGCGATTTTGGCTTTAGCCTGGAGTCAACGCACCGATTGGTTTTTTGGTGTTGATATGGGCATTTATTATGCACCCAGCAACCCGCCATTAGTACCTGATGGGTTTCTTAGCTTGGGTGTAGAACGTTTTATAGGTGAAGAGGGACGCTTAAGTTATGTCTTGTGGGAAGAAGATGGTATTGTTCCCATTTTCGCCTTAGAAGTTGTTTCTAAAACTTACGGTGGCGAATACGAAAAGAAAAAAACCGATTACGCGAAATTGGGTATTTTATATTATGCAATTTATGTATCCAGTCGTAGATATCGGCGTAAACGAGAACCATTAGAAGTTTATCGTTTAGAAAATGGTGAATATATTTTACAACCAGGTTCCCTGGTGTGGATGCCAGAAGTTGGTTTATCACTGGGACGAGAACGCGGTACTTACTTGGGAAGAACGCGGGAATGGTTGTATTGGTATGACGAAGCAGGACGAAGATTAGCTACACCAGAGGAATTAGTAGCGCAAGAAAAACAACGCGCTGAACGGCTGGCGCAAAGATTGCGGGAGTTGGGTATTAATCCCGATGAAATTTAGAAAATTGGATTGTGATTTTAACTATTTCGCTGTTGTTATTTTAATGATTTAATTTTCTCAATTCTGCGACAAGATTTTCATAAAATTGTTTATGTGAACCCTCATAGTTATCTGTACCCTTCCTTGTCAAATATCCTTTTTGACCAGTGTGAGGATTTGGCACATGACTAAAAATCCCAGATTTTTTCCGCTCTGGGTTTTCAGACCAACTAATATTAAAAGCAGCATAATTATAAAAAAATTCCATACTTTTATAGTTATCAATATGGTCATGAATCCACCACGCTAAAGCTGTCCAATCAGCAGTTTTCTCATAGTAATTAATAAAAGAGTTGACGATAATACAAGCTGTTGCACCCATATAGCCGTCACTATCTCGAATGTCCCAGATATGTCCGGCGTAGTTAGATTCATTCTTGGCACAGTTATATTGATTTTTGTTCTCTGCGCCTTTAGCATTGACAGCAGATGAACGAAACGCCGAGCGAATGCTGATTCTGCCCAAAGCATCTTGAATTGGCTCTAGCACTTGTTCACAAAGGTTTTTACCGGCCGATATTGCCACATCAGGATGATCTGGTATGTTGGGTATACCTTCCATTTGGGAAATTTCAGAATAAAGAAAATCCCTCATAAAAAAGTTTTTGGAGAGTCGCACTCTACCTAATTCTTCTAAGGCCTTAACAGTCTGTGGCTTTCTCATTTCGTTTTTCCAGTGTATAAACTATCAATATTGTTCCTCTCTGCAAGCGGGAGAAATATTCTCTGAATATCTACTTTGATTTGAGTGCAATATCTCCAACATTTGCAACATTTTTATTCAGTTAACCGTCAGGGATATCTCTAGAGTGATTCCTGTGTAGTAAGTCAATTTAACCCTAGATTTAGATTTTTCAGAACGAAATAGATTTCTTTCGCCAGAATTACTCAAGGTTATAACTCAGTTACAGTGAACTCAGCATTTTTTAGGTAGTGTAGGAGAAAAGCGTGAAGAAAGTAACTATAGTAAAAACACTCATTACATCATTAGGATTTTTAGCTTTATTAACCCCAACCCAAGCCTCTGCACAATTGATACCACAGCCTTGGATTTCTGTAGGTGGTAAAGATGGTGATGTAACTTATGCTGTAGGTGCTAGAGCCTTAAATTTGGGGGTGGAGTTAGGCGTGGGAACTGATGGCGCTACTGGCGTAGATGTGTTGAAGTTTATCAGCTTGCCAGTAATTTCTCCCTATGTGGGGTTGGGATATTATTCAGAGGATAAAGGTGTAGCTTTTTCTGGTGGTGTGCAGGTAGGTGCGACTGATAATGTTTTTGTGGGTGCTGGCTATAATTCTGTCCGTGGGATTAATGGGCAATTGGGTATTAGATTTTAAGAGTAATTCGTAATTAAGAATATCCGGTAGTGTAATGCTGTTGAGTTGAAAGAATACGGGATACCCGACTTTTCTATACATTCAGGTATCCCGTGCTTCCAGAAATTTATGCAGCCGGATAGCCAGCAGCAGCTAAAGCATCTTTGATGGAAGTTTCTGAGGCTTGCGTTTCTACGTTCACCAGCTTAGTCTGTGGATCAGCCTGAACGATCGCATCAACATCAACTGTTTTTACTGCATTGGTAATGTTGTTTGCACAAGCAGAACAAGCCATGTTGGGAACTGTGAGTTGGATTGTCATAGATTTACGGTGTGAATAAACGAAACTATCAGGACTCAGCTTGACAACTGAGGCAATTGCCTGGAACTATCCTAATCTCTCTAGTTAGGTGGAGAGTCTAGCGGAAGTTACAAGTTTTCTGCTAAATGACAATAGGGGTTTAGGGGTTCAGGGGAAAGAGTAAAACTAAATTCTTCCCTTACATCCTTACACCCCTAAACCCTTACACCCGGTCTAAAGTTGCCTTAGTCCTTGTCTTCTTCAATCTTTCACCGCTACCCATTGTGTGACAGTAGCCATTGCTCGCCAACCCAAAAATTTACCAATTGGTTCGGCTCGTTGAATGGCAATACGGGTGAAACTGCCACCCACTTTTTCGTACCATTGAAATAAAGTCTGCTCACCTTCTATGGTGACTACATTAGCAATTAACCTACCGCCTGGGCGTAGTGCTTGCCAACAAATATCAAACAATCCTGTGGCTGTAACTCCACCACCGATAAAAATGGCATCGGGTGTGGGTAAGTCTTGGAGGATGTGAGGTGCTTTTCCTGCAACAATTTTCAGGTTGGGAGTACCTAAAGCAGCCGCATTATCTGCAATGTATTGTAGTCTAGATGAGTTTTGTTCAATGGCGATCGCCTGACATCTGGGATTAGTCCGCATCCATTCTATTGATATGGAACCACAACCCGCCCCCACATCCCAAAGTAACTGTCCTGGTGTGGGTGCTAAAGT comes from the Nostoc sp. PCC 7120 = FACHB-418 genome and includes:
- a CDS encoding DevA family ABC transporter ATP-binding protein, which encodes MRQEAVIAIKSLNHYYGKGALKRQILFDINLEIYPGEIVIMTGPSGSGKTTLLSLIGGLRSVQEGNLQFLGVELSGASQNKLVQIRRSIGYIFQAHNLLGFLTARQNVQMAVELNEHISQEEAIAKAEAMLTAVGLENRVDYYPENLSGGQKQRVAIARALVNNPPLVLADEPTAALDKQSGRDVVEIMQRLAKDQGTSILLVTHDNRILDIADRIVEMEDGILARDSQTAIVSYDSGAWNETP
- a CDS encoding HAD family hydrolase; the protein is MYINSHVGTGHSTNLQRLSQNAVTELSNIRLIATDMDGTLTQQGRFSAALLQTLENLKAAGLPILIVTGRSAGWVSGISSLMPIAGAIGENGGLFYPADSEHPLLLTPIADLTGHRQNLALVFQKLKQKFPQIQESGDNRFRITDWTFDVAGLTLAELQLIGNLCQDMGWGFTYSNVQCHIKPQGQEKAIALLQVLQKYFPDYSPTQVVTVGDSPNDESLFNQRYFPLSVGVANVLKYAHQLQHQPSYVTTTAEGEGFCELCSYILGVAE
- the uvrA gene encoding excinuclease ABC subunit UvrA: MSDKKLAASLNGHLPYANDNSQNTIRIRGARQHNLKNIDLELPRDRLIVFTGVSGSGKSSLAFDTIFAEGQRRYVESLSAYARQFLGQLDKPDVEAIEGLSPAISIDQKSTSHNPRSTVGTVTEIYDYLRLLFGRAGEPHCPICDRCIAPQTIDEMVDRIMELPDRTRFQILAPVVRGKKGTHRKLLSSLASQGFVRIRVDGEVRELSDSIELDKNITHTIEVVIDRLVKKDGIQERLVDSLSTCLKQAGGIAIILVSPSTDTPEEKDEELVFSENFACPEHGAVMEELSPRLFSFNSPYGACPNCHGLGTLRRFSPELVVPDPEAPVYAAIAPWSEKENSYYLELLYSLGQTHNFELQINWHKLTPEQQQIILYGEKQEAKDNPKTPSFKGVLPILQRQYEGGSELIKQKLEQYLIDQPCEVCHGKRLKPEALAVKLGQYNILDLTGVSIRDCRERTEQLKLSDRQMQIADLVLREVKARLQFLLDVGLDYLTLDRAAMTLSGGEAQRIRLATQIGSGLTGVLYVLDEPSIGLHQRDNARLLKTLTKLRDLGNTLIVVEHDEETIRAADYLVDIGPGAGIHGGNIISQGDLQALLTAEESLTGAYLSGRKVINTPGERREGNGRSLSIKNAYRNNLRNIDVEIPLGKLVAVTGVSGSGKSTLINELLYPSLQHHLTKKVPLPKELEKIQGLSAVDKAIVIDQSPIGRTPRSNPATYTGVFDVIRDVFSQTVEAKARGYKPGQFSFNVKGGRCEACSGQGVNVIEMNFLPDVYVQCEICKGARYNRETLQVKYKDKSISDVLNMTVEESLDFFQNIPKAATRLQTLVDVGLGYVQLGQPATTLSGGEAQRVKLATELSRRATGKTLYLIDEPTTGLSFYDVHKLLDVLQRLVDKGNSILVIEHNLDVIRCADWVIDLGPEGGDKGGEVIAVGTPEEIAKNTRSYTGQYLQQVLEQYPAVVN
- the argS gene encoding arginine--tRNA ligase, coding for MNATQEQLKIKLEQALVAAFGDEYAGVDPILVSASNPKFGDYQANVALSLSKKLGQQPRAIASAIVEKLDVSEICEKPEIAGPGFINLKLKTAYLEAQLNTIQADTRLGVPTAKHPQREIVDFSSPNIAKEMHVGHLRSTIIGDSIARILEFRGHDVLRLNHVGDWGTQFGMLITYLREVSPEALTTANALDIGDLVSFYRQAKQRFDADEAFQETARQEVVRLQAGAADTLHAWKLLCEQSRQEFQVIYDLLDVKLTERGESFYNPLLPTVVENLEKSGLLVENQGAKCVFLDGFTNREGEPLPLIVQKSDGGYNYATTDLAALRYRIQKDEAKRIIYITDAGQANHFAQFFQVARKAGWIPDDVELVHVPFGLVLGEDGKKFKTRSGDTVRLRDLLDEAISRAHADVEVRLKAEEREETAEFIDKVAEVVGISAVKYADLSQNRTSNYIFSYDKMLDLKGNTAPYMLYAYARIQGISRKGEINFADLGDNAKVILQHETEFALAKYLLQLGEVISTVEEDLSPNRLCEYLYELSKRFNAFYDRNQGVQVLSAEEPLRTSRLVLCDLTARTLKLGLSLLGIQVLERM
- a CDS encoding Uma2 family endonuclease, whose protein sequence is MVQYNPLDCLPSSAELPDSDDTPVDNELQNLIPNLLDAILALAWSQRTDWFFGVDMGIYYAPSNPPLVPDGFLSLGVERFIGEEGRLSYVLWEEDGIVPIFALEVVSKTYGGEYEKKKTDYAKLGILYYAIYVSSRRYRRKREPLEVYRLENGEYILQPGSLVWMPEVGLSLGRERGTYLGRTREWLYWYDEAGRRLATPEELVAQEKQRAERLAQRLRELGINPDEI
- a CDS encoding heavy-metal-associated domain-containing protein, with the translated sequence MTIQLTVPNMACSACANNITNAVKTVDVDAIVQADPQTKLVNVETQASETSIKDALAAAGYPAA